The region AAATTCGGGAAACAAAGTAGCGCTTTTGATCCTACTTCGCAGACAGAAGATATTGGAAATAATTCAATGAAAGCAAGTTCGTATGGACTTAAAAATCTGGAATATGTGGCAAGTCATCTTAGCGAATGGACAAGTACAGCCACTAATAATTATGAAGATTTAGATGAACTATATAAAGAATTACTGGATTGCTGGAGTCGTTATGTTGGGCATGTGGTTACGAATGTTGGTGGAATTTACGAAAATACCAAAAAGCCCAATCAGGCAGGAAGCGTTTATGAAGTAGTTCCAAAAGCCAAACAGACCGAAGCAATGAACTGGCTTCAGAAAAATGCTTTTGAATCACCAACCTGGATTGTGAATACGAAAACTTTACAAAATACCGAATTTGCCGGTTATACAGAAAAGTTTAGAAATCTTCAGGTAAGACAGCTTTATAGTTTAATGACTTTAGGAAGAGTTGGAAGATTAATGGACAATGAAATTTTAAGCGGCGATAATTACAAAGCTTTGGATTTCTTTAAAGACATTCGTAAGGGAATCTGGAAAGAAACTGCAATTGTTTCAAATGTAACGGTTTATCGCAGAAACTTACAACGCGCTTACATTGACAGAATGGCCTATTTAATGACGGAAGAAATTAAATCGACCGATAGATCTGCAATATACTATAATGTATCACAATCTGATTTAAGAGCGTTAGTTCGTGGAGAATTAAGTACCTTGAGAAAATCAATTGTTACAGCAAAAGCTGGAGCTGTAAATACGGAAACAAAATACCATTACGAAGATTGTATCAAAAGAATTGATTTGATATTGAATCCGATTAAATAGTAAAAAACAAAAAGAGGCTTATTTAAGCCTCTTTTTTTTAAATCAGATTAGATTTTATCTTTTCTGTGCTCACTCATTTTTTCTCTTGCTTTGTCTTTTTTCTCTTCCTGCAAAGCTTTCCATTTAGTATATTGATCGGCTTTTAAAATTGATTTCATTTTAGCATCATTTGCGGCTACTTCATCTTCCATTTGTTTTTTGAAAGCTGCTTTTTCTTCAGCAGTTGGTTTAGTACTGCTGTCTTTTTTGTCTTTTCGGGCTTCTCTGAATTTTTCAGCTTTAGCACTTCTGTCTGCCAGCAGCTGTTTTACTTGTGCTTGTTGACTTGCATCCAGATTTAGTTCTGTAGTTAACTTTTTAAGTTGTTTTTCATTTCGTTGTTCAGGAGTCATTCTTTCTCTTGGCTCACGAGATGGATTTTGGTCTGCGTCTTGTGCAAAACTTGCTATTCCAATAAATAGCATAGCTGCAATAAATAATTTTTTCATATCTAAGTTTCTTTTATTGTTTATAATGATTAGACTTTATCTAATTCAAATGGTTTAAACTAATATTTAGATTTATAATTTATTTAACAGATTGAAAAGTAGTGGATTAATAGTTTAATTTCTGCTCTATTGAAGATAATTTCTTATTTTTAAGGTATAAACAAATTTGAAACTGAGAATTTAATCTAATCATTTATGAATAAAATAGCCTTCTTTTCTACGCAGCCTTACGATAAAACATTCTTTAATAAATATAATGCAGATTTTGGCTTTCAACTAGATTTCTTTGAAACACAATTAAATCCGCAGACTGTGGCTTTAATTGAAGAATGCGAAATTGTTTGTGTTTTTGTAAATGATATTGTAAACGAAACAGTTATCAAACAATTAGCAGAAAAAAATGTAAAAATCATTGCTTTACGTTGTGCCGGTTTTAATAATGTAGATTTAGAAGCTGCAAAAAAATACAATATAAAAGTCTGCCGTGTTCCTGCATATTCTCCGCAGGCAGTTGCAGAACATGCGATGGCTATGATTTTGACTTTAAACAGAAAAACACATAAAGCGTACAACAGAGTTCGTGAACAAAATTTTTCTTTAAACGGATTATTAGGTTTTGATTTATTCGGAAAAACAATTGGAATTATTGGAACGGGAAATATCGGAAAAGCATTTTCTAAAATTGCATTAGGTTTTGGCTGTAAAGTCCTGGCTTATGATATTGTAGAAAGCGAAGAAATGAAAAAAGACGGCGTTTCTTTTGTTGGTTTAGAAGAGATTTTTAAATCAGGTGATATTATTTCGCTTCATTGTCCATTGAATGATCAAACGAAACATGTGATTAATAAAACTTCCATTTCTTTTATGAAAGATAGTGTTATGATTATCAACACAAGTCGGGGCGGATTAATCGAAACTGCATCAGTTATTGAAGGTTTGAAAGAAGGAAAAATAGGTTATTTAGGAATCGATGTTTACGAACAGGAAGAAAAACTATTCTTCAGAGATTTATCAGCAGATATTATTCAGGATGATGCGATTCAGCGTTTAATGAGTTTTCCAAATGTTTTGGTAACGGCACACCAGGCATTTTTTACCAATGAAGCTTTGACGCAGATTGCTTTAGTGACTTTTAATAATATTAAATCATTGTTGGCGAAAAACGATATCAAAAATAAGGCGGCGTTGTTAGTGTAATTTAAAATATTGGATTATGAAAAATAAAATTCTAATTCTAATCGGAATCCTGACATTGTATTCTTGTCAGGATAAAAAGGATTCAAAAAATATTGTCAAAACGATTGTTCAGGATACTTTATCAAAAACAATAGGAGGAACGGCAGATTTAAGCGATGCACCACCAAGAGACGATAAAGCAGTTGCGTTAATTAGAAAACAATTGAATGTTTTATTGAAAAGTGATTTACCCGCGTTAACAAAAGACGATCGTTACTTTTATTATGAAGAATTTGATTTAAATAACGATAAGAAAAACGAGTATTTTGTTGGTTTCTCCAATTCGTATTTCTGCGGAAGCGGAGGTTGTTCTGGCTATATTTTGAATAATGACGGAAGTGTAATTAACAAATTCACTGTAACCGATTTTCCTATTTATGTAACCACTTCTTCAACTGAAAAATTTTACGATCTTATATTTGAAAGCGGAGGGAAGTTTTATCTTTTAAAAATGAAAAGTGGAAAATATCCGTCCAATCCATCTGTTCAGGAACTTGTGAAAAAAGATGTTTTGAAAGGAAGTACAAAGGTTTTGGATATTAGCGATAAGAAGTTTGAGAAGTATTCTTTTTAAGAAATAAGAAACCCGACAGTCTTTTTTAAGTCTGTCGGGTTTGAATATTAGAAATTTTAAATTGGAATTTGGAATTTAAATTTTGGAATTTACCCCACCAATTCCACAAATTTAAACTCACCGTCAACAACAACTTTAGTTAAACCGTGTTTAGATAAGTTTTTCATGGAAGCATCCCATTTTTTACCGCTTAAGTTAGCTGTAATTTTTAGTTGCGTTAAATCCATTCTATTTTCATTTTTTGTAAGCAAGTCAATGATGAATTTTTCTTCATCAGAAAGTTCGATCTGAGCTTGTTTTTTCTCCGGACGCATTTGAGGAAACAATAAAACTTCCTGAATCGAAGCGTTGTTTGTTAAATACATAATCAAACGATCCATTCCAATTCCCATTCCGGAAGTTGGAGGCATACCGTATTCAAGAGCTCTTAAGAAATCTTCATCGATAATTCCGTTTGCTTCATCATCACCTTTTTCAGAAAGACGCATTTGATCTTCAAAACGCTCTCTTTGATCAATCGGGTCATTTAATTCAGAATAAGCATTTGCGATTTCTTTACCACAAACCATTAATTCAAAACGTTCCGTCAAATCCGGATTATCGCGGTGCTCTTTACAAAGCGGAGACATTTCTTTTGGATAATCTGTAATGAAAGTTGGCTGAATATAATTTCCTTCACATTTTGCTCCAAAAATCTCATCAATCAATTTTCCTTTACCCATTGTTTCGTCAACCTCGATTCCCATTCCTCTTGCAGCTTCAAACAATTCTTGTTCTGTTTTTCCGGAAATATCAAAACCAGTAAAATGTTTGATAGAATCAGTCATTGTTACACGAGCGTAAGGCGCTTTAAAGTTGATTTTGTGTTCGCCAAAAGTAACTTCGCTTGTGCCATTTACAGCAATCGCGCAATGTTCAAGCAAACCTTCAGCAAAATCCATCATCCAGTTGTAGTCTTTGTAGGCTACATATATTTCCATTGCAGTAAATTCAGGATTATGCGTTCTGTCCATACCTTCGTTACGGAAGTTTCGAGAGAACTCATAAACACCTTCAAATCCACCAACAATTAATCTTTTTAAGTATAACTCATTTGCAATACGCATATAAAGCGGAATATCAAGCGAGTTATGATGCGTGATAAATGGTCTTGCCGAAGCACCACCAGGAATGGATTGTAAAACCGGAGTATCTACTTCAAGATATCCAGCATTGTTAAAATACTCTCTCATCGCAGTGAACAATTTAGTTCTCTTAAGGAAAGTTTCTTTAACCTGTGGGTTTACTGTCAAATCTACGTAACGCATTCTGTAACGTAATTCAGCATCGTTGAAAGCATCGTGTACATTTCCTTCTTCGTCAACTTTTGGCAACGGAAGCGGACGTAATGTTTTGCTTAAGAAAGTAAAACCATTAACACGAATACATTTTGCACCAACCTGAGTCGTAAACAATTCACCTTCAATACCAATAAAGTCACCTAAGTCAGTAAGTTTTTTGAATACTTGGTTGTATAATGTTTTATCATCGCCTTCACACAAAACATCGCGATTTACGTACAATTGAATACGTCCTTCACTGTCTTGTAATTCAGCAAAACAAGCTTTACCTTGATCTCTAACACTCATCAAACGACCAGCTACGATAACCTTCTTACCCTCTTCAAAAGATTCCTTTATCTGTTTAGAAGTATGATTTACAGGAAAAAGATTTGCGGGATACGGATTGATTCCTAAGCTTCGTAAGCTTTGAAGTTTTTCTCTTCGGATGATTTCTTGTTCTGATAATGCCATTTTGTGCTATTTTTTTAAGTGTGCAAAGATAAAATTTTTGTTTCAAGTTTCCACTCAAACTGTTAAGGTTTTTTGTAGCAGAAATTTAAGGTTTTTCAGGAACGTTTTGTCCCGCTATCCGCTTGTATCTTTTTCCTGCTAAAGAAGCAGGAAAAAGGATACCGCTTCTATCGGGGCTAGACAAGAGGTTTTTGTTTTCATAAGAGGTTTTAGCCGGAGTGTATTTGTAATGTTTCTGTAAGAAATAAACGAAAAAAAACTTAGTATCTTAGCCTCTCAGAACCTTAGTGTCTTTAAAGAAAAAATGAAACACATATCAATCTTATTGCTGATAATTTTATGTACAGGCTGTCAAATTACAGAAACACTTACAATCCATTCAGACGGAAGCGGCACAATAGAAATAGAGCAACTTAGAGAGGAGAATAGTTATATGCAGTTGGCCGGTGAGGAATATTCTAAGGAAAATGTATTTCAGGACACCACTTATGTTTTTAAAGAATATATTGAAAAATACAAAGAAAACTTTGTGAAATATAAACCAGAAGAACAACAGTTGTTTCAAAAATATGCC is a window of Flavobacterium crocinum DNA encoding:
- the lysS gene encoding lysine--tRNA ligase, whose translation is MALSEQEIIRREKLQSLRSLGINPYPANLFPVNHTSKQIKESFEEGKKVIVAGRLMSVRDQGKACFAELQDSEGRIQLYVNRDVLCEGDDKTLYNQVFKKLTDLGDFIGIEGELFTTQVGAKCIRVNGFTFLSKTLRPLPLPKVDEEGNVHDAFNDAELRYRMRYVDLTVNPQVKETFLKRTKLFTAMREYFNNAGYLEVDTPVLQSIPGGASARPFITHHNSLDIPLYMRIANELYLKRLIVGGFEGVYEFSRNFRNEGMDRTHNPEFTAMEIYVAYKDYNWMMDFAEGLLEHCAIAVNGTSEVTFGEHKINFKAPYARVTMTDSIKHFTGFDISGKTEQELFEAARGMGIEVDETMGKGKLIDEIFGAKCEGNYIQPTFITDYPKEMSPLCKEHRDNPDLTERFELMVCGKEIANAYSELNDPIDQRERFEDQMRLSEKGDDEANGIIDEDFLRALEYGMPPTSGMGIGMDRLIMYLTNNASIQEVLLFPQMRPEKKQAQIELSDEEKFIIDLLTKNENRMDLTQLKITANLSGKKWDASMKNLSKHGLTKVVVDGEFKFVELVG
- a CDS encoding 2-hydroxyacid dehydrogenase — translated: MNKIAFFSTQPYDKTFFNKYNADFGFQLDFFETQLNPQTVALIEECEIVCVFVNDIVNETVIKQLAEKNVKIIALRCAGFNNVDLEAAKKYNIKVCRVPAYSPQAVAEHAMAMILTLNRKTHKAYNRVREQNFSLNGLLGFDLFGKTIGIIGTGNIGKAFSKIALGFGCKVLAYDIVESEEMKKDGVSFVGLEEIFKSGDIISLHCPLNDQTKHVINKTSISFMKDSVMIINTSRGGLIETASVIEGLKEGKIGYLGIDVYEQEEKLFFRDLSADIIQDDAIQRLMSFPNVLVTAHQAFFTNEALTQIALVTFNNIKSLLAKNDIKNKAALLV